Genomic segment of Candidatus Neomarinimicrobiota bacterium:
AGGTTTTGCTGCCTGACAGTCCGCTTATGGCAGTTCAACTGGTGGGTTTCAATTCCAACACCCCTGCTTTTACCGGACAGACCGACCCTGGATTTTTGAGCCAATTAACTGAAGATATCAAAAATGATCGGACCAAACAGGATCAACTCTGCAAGAATAACTATCGTCAGGATCTTGAATCGGCTCTTACCTGTGAAAATTGCCATAACCAGAAGCCGGTCATCGATTGGTCCAAACTGGGTTATTCAGAGGAGCGCGCTTTGGAGCTAAGCACCCTCAGTACGCCATCAGTCTATCAAAAATATGATGAATTTTACATTCCGAGCTTCTAGACGATGAAACATCTGCTTCTTTTTATTATTCTTGTCACAGCGGTTTTGGCTCAACCGTCGGCAGAGATCATACACCGCTTTCAGGCCGGTATGGATCGTCCTACTGATATTGCCCTGCTGGAGGATGGCCGTATTTGTGTCGCTGATGGAGTTAATAGTCGCGTACTTGTATTTGATCAAAGCGGAAAACATGAAGTCTTGCGATTTGCCGAGTTAAAACGACCTTTGGGATTGGCCGCTGATCTTAAAGGTGGACTACTGATAACTGATACTGAAGCAAATGCTGTGTTTATCCTGGACAAATATTTGGTGCTCAAAGCCCAGTTGCCACTCACTCCAGAGATCGATGCAACCGATGTTTTACCTGTTGGTGATCGGCTATGGGTAGTGGATAATGATGGTCACCAGATCCTAATACTTGATCGGCAAGGACATATTAAAAACAGCATTGGCCACAAGGGTACAGTGGGCCCGACCTTCAATTATCCCTCGACCATCAGTCTGGGTAAAGAGCGCCGCATTTTTGTTTGTGATGTTTTAAATGGTCGGATCCAATTGTTTAATGTTGATGGAAGTTATCGTGGTCAGATCGCTGATTGGGGTATTACACAGGGAAGTTTATATAGGCCTAAGGGAATTGCGGCTCATCCCGCTGGCCCTTTTGTGATCACGGATAGTTTTACAGGATCGATTCACTTTTTTAAAAGCCAGAGCAGCCAGGGGACCGTTTTGACCACTGGAAATTCAGAATATTTGCGCCTGGAGAATCCGCTGGGTCTGGTTTGGGGAACTGAGGATATGTTGTGGGTGGTTGAGAGTGGCACCGGTGATGTTCTAGGGATCAAGATCCGATGAACAAAAGATATCTGATCGTTTGCCTGCTCTCCTGTTTGATCCCTACATTGGTCTGGGGACAGCTTTCACGAAATAGAAATGATGAGAAAGAATGTGTGATCTGCCACGCCCAGTGGCACCATGACTTGGATAATCCTGGTCAGTTACTACCGGAGATTTCTACCAGCACCATTATTGATGGTAAGCCAGCTGTTGTCAGTGATCGGGAGATGTGTATTTCCTGCCATGATGGCTATGTTATGGACTCACGTGAAGTATTCAGCTCAACCAATCACCAGGTCAATTTAGATAAGACCCATATCAACGTTCAGGGCTTGCCTCTGGGTGCCGAGGATGAGATATATTGCGGTACCTGTCACACGCCTCACGCTCTCAAACCTGAACGGGCAGGCGGCTTGGCTCCCTTTTTAAGAGTAGAGGTTAATAATTCAGCGATGTGTCTGGATTGTCATTCTGATCAAGCAGCGAATCATGCCAGCCATCCCATTCATGTGCAGGTTACTCAACATAATCTACCCGGAAATCCATTCTTTGGTGAAAATGAGCAGTTGGAATGCATGACCTGTCATCCGATCCATGGTGATCAGGGCGTCACCGGTGTCGCTGGCAAGGATCGCAGTGAACTTTGTTCAGCCTGTCATGAACCCTATTTTAATATTCAACTGACCGATCATGATCTGACTACCACCTTGCAGAATAAAAACAATACCATCGGTCCCAGTCTGGAAGATCAGGATGTCTGTGCACCCTGCCATATAAGTCACAATGGTGGCGGTGAATTTATGTGGTTCACCGGGTTAGAGGCTGAAGCAGGAAAAAATGGTTATTGTTTATCCTGTCACATGAACAACGGCCTGGCTCGCGAGAAATCAATTACTCATTCAGGACATCCGGTGGGTGGCCAGCATCTTGAAATGGATATTCCTGCCCTGGGAATCAATGCAGGTGATAAGTTGCTCTGTACTTCCTGCCATGATCCCCATCAGTGGGAATATTCACAAAAGCATGCTGCTGTGACAGCAACCAACGAGGAGGGGAGTGAATATACATCCTTCCTGCGCTTACCTGATGATGCCCAGGGGCAGTTATGTACAGCTTGTCATCATGAACAGAAAATGATCAAAGATTCAGACCACAGTGTGGTGCGTGAAGGATTTCAGCAGCATTTTCGCAGTACTGGAGCATTTAATGGCCAGTGTTCTGTCTGTCATGACACCCATGGAGCTGCAGGGCTAAAGGTCACTGGCGCTAACGACTCAGACCTGACCAGGAGCTTATGTGAATCTTGTCATACAGAGGTCCACTATCCCACTACGGTCGGCGGATTTGATCATCCCATGGGAATGCAGCTTCAAGTCACTGAAGATCTGCCAACCCATGCTGGAGAGCTGACCTGTATTACCTGTCATGATCCCCACCAGTGGGGTGCAGTGCGAGAGCATTCGCAAGCAGTAGACCTGGTTGGCAATGATGCAAATTCATTTCTGCGGATAAGCAATTGGCCGGAACCTGGTCTTTGTCTCAGTTGCCATGAGGAACAAGGGACCGTTCTAAAGACCGATCATGATCTAAGTGATGGTGATCAGAATGCCTGTTCTTTCTGCCATACTGCCCATAATTCAAAAACTGAATTTGGGATTCTCAGTGTTTGGGATGAGGCGGCTGGTGAAACCTATAATGAAAAATTTTGTTTTTCCTGTCATCAGGCTGAAGCCAGTGGTGCTGAAAAAGTCCCCCTGGCCTGGAATCATCCCCATGAATACGGAACCTTGACCCACAATGCCCGAGGCACCGGTGATTGGATCGATTTCCCGCTCTTTGATCGTGATAAGCCTGGCGAAATGTTCGGCTTTGTTGATTGTTTCACCTGTCACGACCCGCACCAATGGTCTTTCAAAGAAGCTTTTAGGCAACCTTTATCAGAAAATGACGAAGGCGATTATATGACATCCTTTCTCAGAAATCCCAGTCATAAGACCCTGTGTACTGATTGTCATGGAGCCAATACTCTCTGGAAATACAATTATTACCACGATCCGGTGAAGAGGAAACGTTACTAATGGCTAAAACATTTAAAGTGTTTATTACCTGTATGTTGGCAATAATCATCATCTCCTGTGCAGCGAAAAGTCCACAGGTCGAGTCCTTATCCTTTCCGGCAGATATGAATCAACCGTTCCTTACGTTTGAGTATTTTTTGGGTGAGGGACCTACATCTCAGGATGGATTTTTAAAACGTTTATGGGGCAAGATCACAGGACCCACTGCGTCACTTTTTCTGGTGAGACCAAGTGCCGTTACAGCAGGGGAAGCTGGCGAAATTTTTGTTGTTGATGCTGATGCAGCCAGGGTTCTGAGGTATCAGTTTAGTGATGCAGGTGAGCTAAAGTCGGTAGTGACCTTTGGTGAAAGACTGTTCGTGTCTCCTCAAGGTATTGCCCTGATCAATGGTGTGATCTATGTTTCTGATGCTGAAACGGGGTTGATACACCAATTTGATTTGAAGCTTAATAATTTGGGCACACTTGAGATCGAAGGCCTGCAACGGCCGGGACGACTTAAAGCCAATCCCCATACAGATGAATTATATATTATTGATACTCCTGGCCATCAGATTTTGATCACGGACACCAACGGTCAGTTAAAAACGCGATTGAACAATACCCGTTTGGGTAGACAAATCCTTAAAGCACCTCTGGATGTGGATTTTACCAGCGAAGGCAATCTTGTAATACTTGATGGCTTGACCCGCCGAGTAGAATTTTTATCGCCAGATTACAAGTATTTATCAGGGTTTGGTGGTTATGATCGTGTTCCAGGTAGCTTCTCATATCCGCGTGGACTTGCCATCTCTTCAGATGGTTATGTTTTTGTATCAGATGCAGCTTTCGGAAATGTTCAGATATTTGATCCCAGCGGGGCACTGTTGTATTTCTGGGGAGAACATGGCAGCCAGCCCGGAGAGTTTCTATTGCCGGCGGCTCTGACCTTCGATGCGCAAGACAACCTTTATATTGTGGACCAATATAATAATCGGGTGCAGGTCTTTCATTATTTGGCCCAGGGGAGATGATTGTGTTAGCTCGACTGTTACTGCTACTGATGTTATTGGTTTCTGCAACGCTGGCGGCTCCCATAGGGCAAACAGGATTCATTGAAAGCAATCTTAGTTTCGATCTGGATAGTACCCGTGAATCCGGTAGCAGTTTTGTTCACCAGGAACGCATTGCCTGGGGCTTACAAGGGTGCAGCAATGCTCTATTGAATTTGAATTACAAGCTGACTTTGGGAGGCGTGCTCCGGGGGAATACAACCTTTTCCAAAACTCAGATTACTCCAGAATACGGTATTCGAACCAGCTTAAAACCGGCTAAGTTCATGGACCTGGCTCTTTTTTCATACTCCCGGCTACGCAACCCCATGCAAGTATTTTCTGATTCACTGGAGTATAAGGAATTTGTACATGGTATAAAGCTTGGTGCCCATTTCTCAAGTGGTACTCGTCTGTCCATCGCTACCGGTATACGGTCACAGGAAATCAATCATCGGGATAGTATCCGAACCAATCAACAATTTGTCCAACTACATATAGATCAGCGCCTGGCAGGAATGCAATTTCGTTTAACTGGCGAAAGCGATATCTGGAGTCGAGATACTTTAGCCAGCCAGCAGGCTGGTATGACTTCCCTGCAATGGGGTGGTAGTCCCTTTAAGAATCTGTATTGGACAGCTTCAAACTCAATTTATTTGACTGGAGACTATAATTTCTGGCGGCTCTCTCATCGTTTGAATTATCAGTTGTCACAGCGCCAAAAGATCTGGGCTCGTTTTAGTCAGGGTGATTTTGCCTATGGTTCCCAAACATTACTGCGTCGTAATTACGATCTGAGATATCGTTTCCAATGGCGGCCGACATTTGGTCTGGATCTGGTCTTTCGGGGTAATCAGGTAACGGTTCCAGATTCACTTGATATCTTCCATTGGCGGTCTTACGGCGTTAGCACCCACTGGAATGTAGGACGCCAGGGATTCGTCAGGGGGAATCTGGATGCCGGCTTTAAAGAATCATATCGCTATGGAAAAGGGATCGATGTATTACTACAGGCGACTGAATCGAAACAGTTGATCAATTCCAAAATTATCACCTTGCAGATACGCGATGATCTGAGTGCTGAATTCTTCCAAAGAATTGATGAAACAGGTGATCCGCGTTACGATATCCGCCATAAACTGCGCCTGACAACGACCTTTCTACCAGGGGGACGTCATCAAGTGGGGAACCACATAAAGGTACATACCCACATCGGTTCTGATCTTGATTTCTCACCAGATACTCTCAAAAATGCCATTATTGATGAGCTCTATTTCAAGACCTTCAGCCAAAAAAATCAATTTGCAGTTTATTATCAAACGGTTCTGG
This window contains:
- a CDS encoding cytochrome c3 family protein, which translates into the protein MNKRYLIVCLLSCLIPTLVWGQLSRNRNDEKECVICHAQWHHDLDNPGQLLPEISTSTIIDGKPAVVSDREMCISCHDGYVMDSREVFSSTNHQVNLDKTHINVQGLPLGAEDEIYCGTCHTPHALKPERAGGLAPFLRVEVNNSAMCLDCHSDQAANHASHPIHVQVTQHNLPGNPFFGENEQLECMTCHPIHGDQGVTGVAGKDRSELCSACHEPYFNIQLTDHDLTTTLQNKNNTIGPSLEDQDVCAPCHISHNGGGEFMWFTGLEAEAGKNGYCLSCHMNNGLAREKSITHSGHPVGGQHLEMDIPALGINAGDKLLCTSCHDPHQWEYSQKHAAVTATNEEGSEYTSFLRLPDDAQGQLCTACHHEQKMIKDSDHSVVREGFQQHFRSTGAFNGQCSVCHDTHGAAGLKVTGANDSDLTRSLCESCHTEVHYPTTVGGFDHPMGMQLQVTEDLPTHAGELTCITCHDPHQWGAVREHSQAVDLVGNDANSFLRISNWPEPGLCLSCHEEQGTVLKTDHDLSDGDQNACSFCHTAHNSKTEFGILSVWDEAAGETYNEKFCFSCHQAEASGAEKVPLAWNHPHEYGTLTHNARGTGDWIDFPLFDRDKPGEMFGFVDCFTCHDPHQWSFKEAFRQPLSENDEGDYMTSFLRNPSHKTLCTDCHGANTLWKYNYYHDPVKRKRY
- a CDS encoding NHL repeat-containing protein codes for the protein MKHLLLFIILVTAVLAQPSAEIIHRFQAGMDRPTDIALLEDGRICVADGVNSRVLVFDQSGKHEVLRFAELKRPLGLAADLKGGLLITDTEANAVFILDKYLVLKAQLPLTPEIDATDVLPVGDRLWVVDNDGHQILILDRQGHIKNSIGHKGTVGPTFNYPSTISLGKERRIFVCDVLNGRIQLFNVDGSYRGQIADWGITQGSLYRPKGIAAHPAGPFVITDSFTGSIHFFKSQSSQGTVLTTGNSEYLRLENPLGLVWGTEDMLWVVESGTGDVLGIKIR